Proteins encoded by one window of Streptococcus sanguinis:
- a CDS encoding B3/B4 domain-containing protein encodes MKFVIDKSLGELGIKSVAIGIAKNVNPHAELSPSFLKKKKEMEDWALACDLDEVLESPVVQGYIDILQRVGRSVKKNPPTVPALIRNIQHRGSLPHINSIIDIYNVEALHSLLAIGGHDFDKIDGQIEFTVSQKEDVFLPILSKEKHVAKTDYVYRDAKGILAWLDVRDSEYYKFDEETKDAIFIIQGNANTSVEMRLAALERIRHDLAECMPDLEFETHVISIEEN; translated from the coding sequence ATGAAATTTGTCATTGATAAGAGTCTAGGTGAACTAGGCATAAAAAGTGTTGCTATCGGGATTGCCAAGAATGTTAATCCGCATGCAGAACTGTCTCCCTCGTTTCTAAAAAAGAAAAAGGAAATGGAAGACTGGGCTCTGGCCTGTGACTTGGATGAGGTGCTTGAGTCGCCAGTAGTTCAAGGTTATATAGACATACTCCAGCGCGTAGGTCGCAGTGTCAAGAAAAATCCTCCGACGGTTCCTGCTCTGATTCGCAATATCCAGCACCGAGGCTCGCTCCCTCATATTAATAGCATTATTGATATTTATAATGTCGAAGCCCTGCATTCTCTACTGGCTATTGGAGGGCATGATTTTGATAAGATTGATGGTCAGATAGAATTCACTGTAAGCCAAAAGGAAGATGTTTTTCTGCCTATTTTGTCCAAGGAGAAGCATGTTGCCAAGACGGACTATGTCTATCGGGATGCCAAAGGCATTTTGGCTTGGTTGGATGTACGTGACAGCGAGTATTATAAGTTTGATGAGGAGACCAAGGATGCCATTTTCATCATTCAGGGGAATGCCAATACCTCTGTCGAAATGCGTCTGGCAGCCTTGGAGCGAATCCGACACGATTTAGCAGAGTGCATGCCTGATTTAGAATTTGAAACACATGTCATCAGTATTGAGGAAAATTAA
- a CDS encoding ABC transporter ATP-binding protein, which translates to MTETLLEAKSISKKYEDEYVLQNTDLKIDQRQFVAILGHSGSGKSTMLNILSSLLKPSSGQVLYKGKEIGQLSKSAVAKFRREDIGLVFQHYMLIPNLTVEENIQLGSKYAAEAADLEELASLLGIEKLLNKYPHQLSGGEQQRVCLARAVIKKPTILFCDEATGALDSENSKNIIVLLHAIKQTYGTSILFTTHNREIARTADRILLLEDGRIVRDDMNMEKLSPNQMSWEI; encoded by the coding sequence ATGACAGAAACACTATTAGAAGCTAAATCAATCAGCAAAAAATATGAGGATGAGTATGTCCTGCAGAATACGGATCTAAAAATTGATCAGAGGCAGTTTGTAGCAATTTTGGGTCACAGTGGCTCAGGAAAGTCAACGATGCTTAATATCCTATCTTCTCTACTGAAACCAAGTTCAGGACAGGTCTTATATAAAGGAAAGGAGATAGGTCAGCTAAGCAAATCAGCAGTGGCCAAGTTTAGGAGAGAAGACATTGGTTTGGTCTTTCAGCACTATATGCTAATTCCTAATCTAACAGTTGAGGAGAATATTCAGTTGGGCAGCAAGTATGCCGCTGAGGCAGCAGACTTAGAAGAGTTGGCTTCACTACTGGGAATTGAGAAGCTTTTGAACAAATATCCTCATCAGCTGTCGGGCGGTGAGCAGCAGAGAGTCTGCCTTGCCAGAGCTGTTATAAAGAAACCAACTATTTTGTTTTGTGATGAGGCGACAGGCGCTCTGGACAGCGAAAATAGTAAGAACATTATTGTTTTATTGCATGCTATCAAGCAAACCTACGGAACCAGTATCCTTTTTACGACACATAATCGAGAAATTGCTAGAACAGCTGACCGAATACTGCTCTTGGAAGATGGCCGTATTGTTAGGGACGACATGAATATGGAGAAGCTGTCGCCGAATCAAATGAGTTGGGAGATTTAA
- a CDS encoding FtsX-like permease family protein has protein sequence MDLLFKYLSRDFFAKRTMVSILSLILIFISFMFFFVHFAIDANLLRLGGEQLSGNESDYLTALKSNQVLIRNITVAMVAIFSLILSLFIRGTLQRNRVQLAQLMSLGFSFSSVLASYALLICGLSLISSLIGLVLGFWGSDILLSANSQTYLVQGLSKGLSLQSVMTGTLFLSLFLGALTYLAGLTVRKTDLALMMKQTDGKSIRPGLIEKLIQKLPMKHKFKFKLTLNHFSTLGLLLIAIVTFSIMFVLSLSLTFSSSKILESQKEGRNYSYDISYDNYRKEEAGSASDSVTYLRYDVELMIKGEAIAYHALAFTNQNDLFQLIDSKGEILDPTQGVFVNPELRENYGLKVGDTLELRVKGKQHQIKIAGFAENADLKTIYIPKDQASAMVDETNDIFNGRLTNKPQEKGEGKVRSLEEKLSAVQRSQTSNKASAIINQSIGVITGCLLIYLAVFIGLNGNMKTLLMFDLLGYEEREVYRILLNPYIVISNLLFLLTLPVAIYAARNIQIMTSLQTGDYMPFQLNWITFVYMFVILNALYFIIRFLFIQKVKKIRDDNRQAEFLSEW, from the coding sequence ATGGATTTGCTATTTAAATATCTATCCAGAGACTTTTTTGCTAAGAGGACCATGGTGTCCATTCTATCTCTGATTTTAATCTTCATTTCCTTTATGTTCTTCTTCGTTCATTTTGCCATTGATGCTAATTTACTTCGTTTAGGTGGAGAGCAATTATCAGGTAATGAGTCAGATTATCTTACAGCATTGAAAAGCAATCAGGTCTTGATTCGAAACATTACTGTCGCCATGGTAGCCATTTTCTCCCTCATTTTATCCTTATTCATCAGAGGGACGCTTCAAAGAAATCGAGTACAGCTAGCCCAGCTGATGTCCCTCGGCTTTTCTTTCTCCAGTGTGCTGGCAAGCTATGCCCTATTAATCTGCGGTTTATCCTTAATCAGTTCCTTGATTGGCTTAGTCTTGGGCTTCTGGGGATCCGATATCCTCCTTTCTGCTAATAGCCAGACCTATCTCGTTCAAGGGTTGAGTAAAGGACTTTCTCTGCAGTCGGTTATGACGGGAACCCTCTTCCTAAGTCTTTTCTTAGGAGCTCTTACTTATCTGGCAGGACTGACAGTGAGAAAGACAGACCTTGCTCTAATGATGAAACAGACAGACGGGAAAAGCATCCGTCCTGGTTTGATAGAGAAGCTGATTCAAAAGCTGCCGATGAAGCATAAATTCAAATTTAAGCTGACTTTAAATCATTTTAGCACCTTGGGGCTCTTGTTGATTGCTATCGTTACGTTTAGCATCATGTTCGTCTTAAGCCTGTCTCTTACTTTTAGCTCCTCTAAAATCCTTGAATCTCAGAAGGAAGGCCGGAACTATTCTTATGATATCAGCTATGATAACTATCGAAAGGAGGAGGCTGGGTCAGCTTCAGATTCTGTAACCTATCTGAGATACGATGTTGAGCTAATGATAAAAGGCGAAGCTATAGCTTATCATGCCCTTGCATTTACCAACCAAAATGACTTGTTTCAGCTGATTGACAGTAAGGGAGAAATTCTAGATCCCACACAAGGTGTCTTTGTAAATCCTGAATTGCGAGAGAATTATGGTCTTAAAGTTGGGGATACTCTAGAGCTAAGAGTAAAGGGAAAGCAACATCAGATAAAGATAGCTGGATTTGCGGAGAATGCTGATTTAAAGACAATATATATTCCCAAAGACCAAGCATCCGCCATGGTAGATGAGACTAATGATATTTTTAATGGTAGATTGACCAATAAGCCTCAAGAAAAAGGTGAAGGAAAAGTTCGCTCCCTAGAGGAAAAATTATCAGCTGTTCAAAGAAGTCAAACTTCTAACAAAGCAAGTGCTATTATCAACCAAAGTATCGGTGTCATAACGGGATGTTTATTGATTTACCTAGCAGTGTTTATCGGTTTGAATGGTAATATGAAGACTCTATTGATGTTTGATTTACTAGGATATGAGGAGAGAGAGGTTTATCGTATCCTGCTTAACCCCTACATTGTGATCAGCAATCTACTTTTCTTGCTCACTCTGCCTGTGGCCATCTATGCTGCAAGGAATATCCAGATTATGACTTCTCTTCAGACAGGGGATTATATGCCATTCCAGCTCAACTGGATTACCTTTGTTTATATGTTTGTCATCTTGAATGCCCTGTACTTTATTATTAGATTTTTATTTATTCAAAAGGTTAAAAAAATCAGGGATGATAATCGGCAGGCAGAATTCTTATCAGAATGGTGA
- a CDS encoding CTP synthase, producing the protein MSTKYIFVTGGVVSSIGKGIVAASLGRLLKNRGLKVTIQKFDPYINIDPGTMSPYQHGEVFVTDDGAETDLDLGHYERFIDINLNKYSNVTTGKIYSEVLRKERKGEYLGATVQVIPHITDALKDKIKRAARTTDSDVIITEVGGTVGDIESLPFLEALRQMKADVGADNVMYIHTTLLPYLKAAGEMKTKPTQHSVKELRGLGIQPNMLVIRTEKPAGQNIKNKLAQFCDVAPEAVIESLDVEHLYQIPLNLQAQKMDQIVCDHLKLDVPAADMTEWSAMVEKVMNLKKQVHIALVGKYVELPDAYISVVEALKHAGYANDAEVKIDWIDANQITAENAVELLGNADGIIVPGGFGQRGTEGKIQAIRYAREQDVPMLGICLGMQLTCVEFARHVLGLADANSAELNPDTPYPIIDLMRDQIDVEDLGGTLRLGLYPSKLKSGSKAAAAYDYQEVVQRRHRHRYEFNNDFREQFESAGFTFSGVSPDNRLVEIVEIPENKFFVACQYHPELSSRPNRPEGLYTAFVTAAVEKSSER; encoded by the coding sequence ATGTCAACTAAATATATTTTTGTCACCGGTGGTGTAGTTTCTTCTATCGGGAAAGGAATTGTGGCAGCTAGCTTGGGCCGCCTTTTGAAGAATCGAGGTCTCAAAGTTACGATTCAGAAATTTGACCCTTATATCAATATTGATCCCGGAACCATGAGCCCTTACCAGCATGGGGAGGTGTTTGTGACAGATGATGGAGCCGAGACGGATCTGGATCTGGGGCACTATGAGCGTTTTATTGACATCAATCTCAATAAATACTCCAATGTCACCACTGGTAAGATCTATAGCGAAGTCCTGCGCAAGGAGCGTAAAGGTGAGTATCTGGGAGCGACGGTCCAAGTCATTCCGCATATTACGGATGCTCTCAAGGACAAGATCAAGCGGGCTGCACGGACGACGGACTCGGATGTGATTATCACCGAGGTCGGAGGTACAGTGGGCGACATCGAGTCTCTTCCTTTCTTAGAAGCTTTGCGTCAGATGAAGGCGGATGTCGGAGCAGACAATGTCATGTATATCCATACGACCCTCCTGCCCTATCTCAAGGCAGCTGGCGAAATGAAGACCAAGCCGACTCAGCATTCTGTCAAAGAGCTGCGAGGTCTGGGGATTCAGCCTAATATGCTGGTCATCCGCACAGAGAAGCCAGCTGGACAAAATATCAAAAACAAACTAGCTCAATTCTGTGATGTGGCGCCGGAGGCGGTCATTGAGTCGCTAGATGTGGAGCATCTTTACCAAATTCCTCTCAATTTGCAGGCGCAAAAGATGGACCAAATCGTCTGTGACCATCTGAAGCTGGATGTGCCAGCAGCGGATATGACAGAGTGGTCAGCCATGGTAGAGAAAGTGATGAACCTGAAAAAGCAGGTCCATATTGCTCTGGTCGGCAAGTATGTCGAGTTGCCAGATGCCTATATTTCAGTTGTTGAAGCGCTCAAGCATGCCGGCTATGCCAATGATGCGGAAGTTAAGATTGACTGGATTGATGCGAATCAGATAACAGCCGAAAACGCCGTAGAGCTTCTTGGAAATGCGGATGGGATTATCGTTCCGGGCGGCTTTGGTCAGAGAGGAACTGAGGGGAAAATTCAGGCAATCCGATATGCGCGTGAGCAGGATGTGCCTATGTTGGGAATTTGCTTGGGCATGCAGTTAACCTGTGTCGAATTCGCCCGTCATGTCCTAGGATTGGCAGATGCCAACTCAGCGGAGCTTAATCCAGACACACCATATCCAATCATTGACCTCATGCGTGATCAGATTGATGTAGAAGACTTGGGTGGAACGCTGAGATTGGGGCTCTATCCTTCTAAGCTTAAGAGTGGCTCTAAGGCAGCAGCGGCTTACGACTATCAAGAAGTCGTGCAGCGCCGTCACCGTCATCGCTATGAGTTTAACAATGATTTTCGCGAGCAGTTTGAGTCAGCCGGATTTACATTTTCAGGAGTTTCACCAGACAATCGCTTGGTCGAAATAGTGGAAATCCCAGAAAACAAATTCTTCGTTGCTTGTCAGTATCACCCAGAGCTTTCCAGCCGCCCGAACCGACCTGAAGGTCTTTATACAGCCTTTGTCACGGCAGCGGTAGAAAAGAGCTCGGAGAGATAG
- a CDS encoding GyrI-like domain-containing protein, with protein sequence MFLNILASIRTNNFQDEHCVEKIQALWQEQEGAVKEAFAQGEPVYAVYHDYASDYKGDYSLSICRLTDGEVYDFDTSEQTYQVFEADKEDPQAILHAWQRIWQAEETGELHRDYTIDFEKYDPDQTVAVFIATQQH encoded by the coding sequence ATGTTTCTAAACATTTTAGCTAGTATTCGTACTAATAATTTTCAAGATGAGCATTGTGTAGAAAAAATCCAAGCTCTCTGGCAGGAACAAGAGGGAGCTGTGAAAGAAGCTTTTGCCCAAGGGGAACCGGTTTATGCTGTCTATCATGACTATGCTAGTGATTACAAAGGAGACTATAGTCTCTCTATCTGCCGTTTGACAGATGGGGAAGTCTATGATTTTGACACATCCGAGCAGACCTATCAAGTATTTGAGGCTGATAAGGAGGATCCTCAAGCGATTCTTCATGCTTGGCAGAGGATTTGGCAGGCAGAAGAAACAGGTGAGCTTCATCGAGATTATACTATTGACTTTGAAAAATACGATCCCGACCAAACGGTGGCTGTCTTTATTGCGACTCAGCAGCACTGA